The following coding sequences lie in one Sphingomonas sp. M1-B02 genomic window:
- a CDS encoding UxaA family hydrolase: MPFERRNSLVNDFAPAAIRLHPDDDVAVATTRLASGCAVAGMPSLIAATPVPLGHKIALTAIAQGAPIKKYGQVIGSATADIAQGAHVHVHNMAVSADRVEAVAVKRMRAEPPRTFRGYRRADGRVGVRNYVGVLTSVNCAATVARHIADAVERSGMLDAYPNVDGVVPVTHSSGCGMASSGEGHDVLLRSLWGTAANPNFAAILIVGLGCEVIQIARLTQAGRWRPPETVRSFMIQDSGGTRLAIARGLEELAALLPAANAQERTEVPASELIVGLQCGGSDAWSGITSNPALGNAVDRLVALGGTALLSETPEIYGAEHLLYERADAATAAKLRAKLEWWEEYTERHGAQMDNNPSPGNKAGGLTTILEKSLGAVAKAGSAPLSDVIGYAEPVQRKGLIFMDSPGFDPCSATGQVASGATLIAFTTGRGSAFGYKPSPSLKLSSNSGLFERMGEDIDLDCGTIVSGEATIEQKGAEILDLMLRVASGEESKSEKLGYGGAEFVPWQIGAVM; encoded by the coding sequence ATGCCCTTCGAACGGAGAAACAGCCTCGTGAATGATTTCGCCCCCGCGGCGATTCGCCTCCACCCCGACGACGATGTTGCGGTGGCCACTACCAGGCTTGCCTCCGGCTGCGCTGTCGCCGGCATGCCGAGCCTGATTGCGGCGACGCCCGTGCCGCTGGGTCATAAGATCGCTCTAACCGCGATTGCCCAGGGCGCGCCAATCAAGAAATATGGCCAGGTGATCGGCTCCGCCACCGCAGACATTGCGCAGGGCGCGCACGTACATGTCCACAACATGGCAGTCTCTGCTGATCGGGTCGAGGCAGTGGCAGTCAAGCGGATGCGAGCCGAACCACCACGCACCTTTCGCGGCTATCGCCGGGCGGACGGACGCGTGGGCGTCCGTAACTACGTTGGCGTTCTGACGTCGGTAAACTGCGCGGCCACGGTCGCGCGGCACATCGCAGACGCGGTCGAGCGCAGCGGGATGCTTGACGCTTATCCCAATGTCGACGGCGTCGTGCCGGTTACGCATTCAAGCGGCTGCGGAATGGCGTCTTCGGGCGAGGGGCATGACGTTCTCCTTCGCTCCTTGTGGGGCACGGCGGCCAATCCCAATTTCGCGGCGATCCTGATCGTCGGTCTCGGCTGCGAAGTCATTCAGATCGCGCGTCTGACGCAAGCCGGACGCTGGCGCCCGCCGGAGACGGTGCGCTCGTTTATGATCCAGGACAGCGGCGGCACCCGGCTGGCGATCGCGCGCGGGCTCGAGGAATTGGCGGCACTGCTTCCCGCCGCCAATGCCCAGGAACGTACCGAAGTGCCCGCGTCCGAGCTGATCGTCGGGCTGCAATGCGGCGGATCTGACGCATGGTCTGGCATCACCTCGAACCCGGCGCTCGGCAACGCCGTTGACCGGCTCGTGGCGCTGGGCGGCACGGCCTTGCTGTCTGAAACGCCCGAAATCTACGGCGCCGAGCATCTGCTCTATGAGCGCGCAGATGCCGCAACCGCGGCCAAGCTGCGGGCCAAGCTCGAATGGTGGGAAGAATATACTGAGCGCCACGGCGCACAGATGGACAACAATCCCTCGCCTGGAAACAAGGCGGGCGGGCTTACCACGATCCTCGAGAAATCGCTGGGCGCCGTGGCCAAGGCGGGCTCTGCGCCACTCTCCGACGTAATTGGCTATGCCGAGCCGGTGCAGCGCAAGGGGCTGATCTTCATGGACAGCCCGGGATTCGATCCCTGCTCGGCTACGGGGCAGGTCGCCTCCGGCGCCACGCTGATTGCCTTTACCACCGGTCGCGGCTCGGCCTTTGGCTACAAGCCCTCGCCCTCGTTAAAGCTTAGTTCGAACAGCGGCCTGTTCGAGCGGATGGGAGAGGACATCGACCTCGATTGCGGTACAATCGTTAGCGGCGAGGCGACGATCGAGCAGAAAGGCGCCGAGATACTTGACCTTATGCTGCGCGTGGCCTCCGGGGAGGAGAGCAAGAGCGAGAAGCTCGGCTATGGCGGCGCCGAATTCGTGCCCTGGCAGATCGGGGCGGTGATGTGA
- a CDS encoding recombinase family protein has product MNRVRCAVYTRKSSEEGLEQGFNSLDAQYEACSAYILSQAGQGWEQIAERYDDGGLSGGTLERPALQRLLADIAAGRLDIIVVYKVDRLTRSLLDFAKLVEAFDASSVSFVSITQSFNTTTSMGRLTLNMLLSFAQFEREVTAERIRDKIAASKAKGMWMGGTPPLGYQPDGRTLAIVEEHAALIRDIYRRYLELQSVRLVSESLERDCIRTPHRIVTKTGRTFGGVTFTRGQLYSILRNPIYVGDIPHHDKVYAGQHPAILDRADWDRVQQLLADHTQGGRTHTSPTHSLLAGKIIDDRGQQLIATHACKGKQRYRYYVSRDVHHVTATTPGMRIPAREIEGLVANRVAALFDDPIALMARAGLIITPVLMGVIAHRAATIALALRAPRPAHIAELVEQVRVEAGRVEIDVLPAAVAELFQADLIHEPMPAITLTADVRLTRTGRVVRLVHGDGRSALPAEPEASLLNLVIKARRWWTMLAEGEVRIGELAAREGVSASWMTRVVRLAFLSPQVIDAALSGTLHSEVDALALVRTDAMPSSWAKQKVRFLPV; this is encoded by the coding sequence ATGAACCGGGTGCGCTGTGCGGTCTACACCCGCAAGTCGAGCGAGGAGGGACTGGAGCAGGGCTTCAACTCGCTCGACGCCCAGTATGAGGCATGCTCGGCTTACATCCTCAGCCAGGCAGGGCAAGGCTGGGAGCAGATCGCCGAGCGCTATGATGATGGCGGCCTATCGGGGGGTACGCTGGAGCGCCCGGCGCTCCAGCGGCTGCTGGCCGATATCGCTGCCGGCAGGCTCGACATCATCGTCGTCTACAAGGTCGATCGGTTGACACGGTCGCTGCTCGACTTTGCCAAACTGGTCGAGGCGTTCGATGCATCGAGCGTCAGCTTCGTGTCGATCACGCAGTCGTTCAACACCACCACCAGCATGGGACGGCTGACCCTCAACATGTTGCTATCGTTCGCGCAGTTCGAGCGCGAGGTCACCGCCGAGCGTATCCGCGATAAGATCGCCGCCTCCAAGGCCAAGGGAATGTGGATGGGGGGAACGCCCCCGCTGGGATATCAGCCGGACGGGCGCACGCTTGCGATCGTTGAAGAGCATGCCGCGCTGATCCGCGACATCTACCGTCGTTACCTCGAGCTGCAGAGTGTCAGGCTCGTATCCGAGAGCCTGGAGCGCGACTGCATACGCACGCCGCATCGTATTGTCACCAAGACCGGCCGCACGTTCGGCGGGGTGACGTTCACGCGCGGTCAGCTTTACTCGATCCTGCGTAACCCGATCTATGTCGGCGACATCCCGCACCACGACAAAGTCTATGCTGGCCAGCATCCGGCGATCCTCGATCGCGCTGACTGGGACCGCGTCCAGCAGCTGCTTGCTGATCATACCCAGGGCGGGCGCACCCACACCTCGCCGACCCACAGCTTGCTGGCGGGCAAGATCATCGACGATCGCGGCCAACAGCTGATTGCCACCCATGCCTGCAAGGGCAAGCAGCGCTATCGCTATTATGTCAGCCGGGACGTTCATCACGTTACGGCGACGACCCCGGGGATGCGCATTCCCGCGCGTGAGATCGAGGGGTTAGTTGCGAACCGGGTGGCGGCGCTGTTTGATGATCCGATCGCGCTGATGGCGAGAGCAGGCTTGATCATCACGCCAGTGTTGATGGGCGTGATCGCACACCGCGCCGCCACGATTGCTTTGGCGCTGCGCGCGCCGCGGCCGGCGCATATCGCTGAGCTGGTGGAACAGGTCAGGGTAGAGGCGGGGCGGGTCGAGATCGACGTTTTGCCCGCCGCCGTGGCGGAGCTGTTCCAGGCCGACCTGATACACGAGCCGATGCCTGCGATCACCCTTACCGCGGATGTGCGGCTGACGCGGACGGGGCGGGTGGTGCGACTGGTACATGGCGATGGCAGGTCGGCGCTGCCCGCAGAGCCCGAAGCATCGCTCCTGAACTTGGTGATCAAGGCGCGGCGGTGGTGGACGATGCTCGCAGAGGGCGAGGTGCGGATCGGTGAGCTTGCTGCGCGCGAAGGCGTCAGTGCCTCCTGGATGACACGGGTGGTTCGTTTGGCATTTCTATCGCCACAGGTAATTGATGCGGCGTTATCGGGCACGCTTCACAGTGAGGTGGACGCGCTGGCGCTGGTGCGCACTGACGCAATGCCGTCTTCGTGGGCAAAACAAAAGGTGCGGTTTCTCCCGGTCTAG
- a CDS encoding IclR family transcriptional regulator, with protein MRNPSRRAKAGAQPNQSLIDGITVLQALATSTEPVGCRELARRVDLETTRVNRLLKTLAYLGIAHQTSDRKYRPGSGMTVLAAQSLFASGLLRRALPALEGLRRFGHTVAMGVLWRDNVSYLFHAPPNMPETDALGRIGLYPATRGGIGMALLAAQDDLEVEETYAEHEIPGYSSLQELLTSLAAVRSAGFVRLRVKDEQEQHTVAITIGTPVYAAIGLSGWIPSAAMPEMLEALHEAARHIGDSGKERGPELNLSDPALDYRVAV; from the coding sequence ATGCGAAACCCAAGCAGGAGGGCAAAGGCAGGCGCGCAGCCCAACCAAAGCTTAATCGACGGTATCACGGTGCTGCAGGCGCTTGCCACATCGACCGAGCCCGTGGGGTGCAGGGAACTCGCGCGCCGCGTCGATTTGGAAACGACGCGGGTGAACCGGCTGCTCAAGACCTTGGCCTATTTGGGCATCGCGCACCAGACGAGTGATCGCAAATACCGGCCCGGGTCGGGAATGACCGTCCTAGCGGCACAGAGCCTGTTCGCATCTGGTTTGCTGCGCCGTGCGCTTCCCGCCCTCGAGGGACTGCGGCGGTTTGGCCACACCGTGGCGATGGGCGTGCTGTGGCGCGACAACGTTAGCTATCTATTTCACGCGCCGCCCAACATGCCCGAAACAGATGCGTTGGGGCGGATAGGCCTTTATCCAGCAACGCGGGGTGGAATCGGAATGGCGCTGCTTGCCGCACAGGATGACCTGGAGGTCGAAGAAACCTACGCTGAACACGAAATCCCCGGCTACAGCAGTCTCCAAGAGTTACTAACAAGCCTAGCTGCGGTCCGAAGTGCAGGCTTCGTCCGCCTGCGGGTCAAGGACGAGCAGGAGCAGCATACCGTCGCGATCACCATTGGCACGCCGGTCTATGCGGCCATTGGCTTGTCGGGCTGGATTCCAAGCGCCGCGATGCCCGAAATGCTCGAGGCTCTGCATGAAGCGGCGCGCCATATAGGTGACAGCGGGAAGGAGCGGGGACCTGAATTGAACCTTTCCGATCCTGCCCTGGACTATCGCGTAGCGGTCTAG
- a CDS encoding DUF3489 domain-containing protein, giving the protein MTELTDTQLILLAHGAQHPDGSLYPLPARLNKESSPKAGTTKPIEQLLGRGLIEERGTSDPAIICRTDGDLSYGMFITALGLAMIGVDDGGDEQSATPPISVPTPAKATKSALVLSLLARADGATLPELIEATGWLPHTTRAALTGLRKKGHSIERSKRGADTCYRIAA; this is encoded by the coding sequence ATGACCGAACTCACCGACACCCAGCTGATTTTGCTTGCGCACGGCGCGCAGCATCCGGACGGCAGCCTGTACCCGCTACCGGCTCGCCTGAACAAAGAGAGTAGCCCGAAAGCCGGGACCACCAAGCCGATCGAGCAGCTGCTCGGCCGCGGCCTGATCGAAGAGCGTGGAACCAGCGACCCTGCGATCATCTGCCGTACTGATGGCGATCTCAGCTACGGCATGTTTATCACCGCGCTCGGTTTGGCCATGATCGGCGTTGACGATGGCGGGGACGAGCAAAGTGCGACCCCGCCTATCTCGGTGCCGACGCCTGCCAAGGCCACCAAGTCGGCACTGGTCCTCTCGCTTCTGGCCCGCGCTGACGGAGCAACCCTCCCGGAACTGATCGAGGCGACGGGCTGGTTGCCCCACACGACGCGCGCCGCGCTGACCGGCCTGCGCAAGAAGGGCCACAGCATCGAGCGCAGCAAGCGCGGCGCCGACACTTGCTACCGGATCGCAGCGTGA
- a CDS encoding DUF2924 domain-containing protein, whose amino-acid sequence MSGDLASQLARLEEMSSADLKSKWRAITGKPVPRVSPSLMRLALAWELQAKAYGGLSRRTQQKLNQLAEGKTRTSDVAPGMRLIREWNGAVHVAEVAADGAIRWNGKDWRSLSEVAREITGTRWSGPAFFGLKRKAAA is encoded by the coding sequence GTGAGCGGCGACCTTGCTAGCCAGCTCGCCCGGCTGGAGGAGATGTCATCGGCGGACCTTAAGTCCAAATGGCGCGCCATCACCGGCAAGCCGGTGCCCCGGGTCAGCCCGAGCCTGATGCGGCTGGCGCTGGCCTGGGAACTCCAGGCCAAAGCCTATGGCGGGCTATCCCGCCGCACCCAGCAGAAGCTGAACCAGCTGGCGGAGGGCAAGACCCGCACCAGCGATGTGGCGCCCGGCATGCGGCTGATCCGCGAGTGGAATGGCGCGGTCCATGTAGCGGAGGTTGCCGCGGACGGGGCGATCCGTTGGAACGGCAAGGATTGGCGAAGCCTTAGCGAGGTCGCCCGCGAGATCACCGGTACGCGCTGGTCAGGCCCGGCGTTCTTTGGCCTCAAGCGCAAGGCGGCAGCATGA
- a CDS encoding TonB-dependent receptor: protein MIKKYSLMGSACLGAMLANTPALAQTPPAGSTDPQETTSASSQAEDIVVSGYRESLAEALAVKRQTDQFQDSIVATDVAKLPDNTIAESLQRVSGVQIRRALGEGTSVSIRGLRQNRTEINGRTLVNPNGRGVGIASVADSDYGPLSLFPSEMIGRLDVIKLQGADRIEGSLSGTVDIITRKPFDKPGQLVSVSGSAVYSDQDQRWGYDGSALYSTTLANDTFGILLSATYSNKPVNEDSFNSFTGYTPLTSAFNTAANPRANDPNGDSIPGTYIADFRFQRLLEKREKIGGNGAFQWRPTDSFELYGDVAYSHLNTRRSRDWFAVPLSTNAADYVSYTMSPNEILTAGIINQVAQANAEALNVKSDTISGAVGLKWSTSDGRFSVRPELNYSRATMDVTQTYVRNQTISRYRFEFNIADDGVPMLTGPATFDAANPALFRYSNVFDNFNRNVGEESAGRLDFAFKTEGSFLSQIDAGLRYSTLSTTRDTIQAQAAFAGVTPANTFLMTSGPSSAYSVRNYPGLLGGDAPAIATHYVAALPSALPVGAACRAIAGNSSLCPSRIIDPLQSFRIVEKTMAAYLKVNFAADLGSMPLSGNFGVRYTDTNRNTQGAIRRASGLVDPLMVKTSSADWLPSAVAKLELTDRLVARVGYAKVLGMPDSVDLSPNITLNRLVPYNGSAGNPRLQPLRADQFDAALEWYFAPGAALTLGGFYKDVKTFIFNSASFEIPLGEVAPVDQAQGYIITRPLNGTGGKVKGVEVLLQTPLYFLPSPLDGFGVVANFSYIDSSTSLLDRRGQALPFLGLSKINYNLVAYYEKYGFGARIAYNYRDKFFDSVGPGNTAIYYAPYRTVDASIRYEFSSFTVFADASNLTDQVQRRYVESSEATSFYGLQGRRFSVGFNAKF from the coding sequence ATGATCAAAAAGTATTCATTGATGGGAAGCGCGTGCCTAGGCGCCATGCTCGCGAACACACCAGCCCTCGCCCAGACCCCACCAGCAGGCTCAACGGATCCCCAGGAGACCACTTCAGCCTCTAGCCAAGCGGAAGACATAGTCGTCAGTGGCTATCGTGAAAGCTTAGCGGAGGCACTCGCCGTCAAGCGGCAGACCGATCAATTCCAAGATTCGATTGTCGCAACCGACGTTGCTAAGCTTCCTGACAACACAATTGCGGAATCGCTCCAGCGCGTTTCCGGCGTGCAGATTCGTCGCGCGTTAGGCGAAGGAACGAGCGTGTCGATCCGCGGCCTGCGTCAGAACCGGACCGAGATCAACGGGCGCACGCTTGTCAATCCGAACGGCCGGGGCGTCGGCATCGCATCAGTGGCCGATTCCGATTACGGGCCGCTGTCGCTGTTTCCATCGGAGATGATCGGCCGTCTCGACGTCATCAAGCTGCAAGGCGCAGATCGCATCGAGGGATCGCTCAGCGGTACCGTCGACATCATCACGCGCAAGCCCTTCGACAAACCCGGCCAGCTGGTCTCTGTTTCAGGCTCGGCGGTTTATTCCGACCAAGACCAGCGTTGGGGCTACGACGGTTCAGCACTTTATTCGACTACACTTGCGAACGACACGTTCGGAATTCTGCTGAGCGCGACCTATTCGAACAAGCCGGTTAACGAAGACTCATTCAACTCATTCACCGGTTACACGCCGCTAACCTCTGCCTTCAACACGGCGGCCAATCCGCGGGCCAATGATCCTAACGGTGACAGCATCCCCGGAACATACATCGCCGACTTCCGCTTCCAGCGGCTGCTCGAGAAGCGCGAGAAAATTGGCGGCAACGGAGCATTTCAATGGCGTCCAACCGACAGCTTCGAACTATATGGTGACGTCGCCTATTCGCACCTGAATACCCGCCGTTCCCGCGACTGGTTCGCAGTACCCCTCAGCACCAATGCGGCGGACTATGTTTCCTACACAATGTCGCCCAACGAAATCTTGACGGCAGGAATCATCAATCAGGTAGCGCAGGCCAATGCCGAAGCACTGAACGTCAAGAGCGACACTATTAGCGGCGCGGTGGGACTTAAGTGGAGTACGAGTGACGGACGCTTTTCTGTAAGACCTGAATTAAATTATTCGCGCGCAACGATGGATGTCACGCAAACCTATGTGAGAAACCAGACTATCAGTAGATATCGTTTTGAATTCAACATAGCCGACGACGGTGTCCCAATGTTGACGGGGCCCGCCACTTTCGATGCGGCTAATCCGGCGTTGTTCCGTTATTCCAACGTTTTCGACAATTTCAACCGAAACGTAGGCGAAGAATCTGCCGGGAGGCTAGATTTCGCCTTCAAGACAGAAGGATCGTTTTTGTCGCAGATCGATGCAGGCTTGCGTTATTCGACACTGAGTACCACACGCGACACGATACAGGCGCAGGCGGCTTTTGCCGGTGTTACGCCGGCAAACACCTTTCTGATGACCAGTGGTCCATCATCGGCATACAGCGTCCGTAACTATCCGGGCCTGCTTGGCGGCGACGCGCCGGCAATCGCTACGCATTATGTGGCGGCGCTACCGTCGGCCCTGCCGGTCGGGGCAGCATGTCGAGCAATCGCGGGCAATAGTAGCCTATGTCCTTCACGTATCATTGACCCACTGCAATCCTTTCGCATCGTCGAGAAGACAATGGCAGCATATCTCAAGGTAAATTTCGCTGCTGACCTTGGATCGATGCCGCTTTCCGGTAACTTTGGCGTTCGCTACACCGACACCAACCGCAATACGCAAGGTGCAATCCGTCGCGCTAGCGGCCTGGTTGATCCATTAATGGTGAAGACCAGCTCGGCGGATTGGCTTCCCAGCGCGGTTGCGAAGCTGGAACTGACTGATCGATTGGTGGCTCGTGTCGGTTATGCCAAGGTGCTTGGAATGCCGGACTCGGTAGATCTGTCACCGAATATCACTCTTAATCGTCTGGTTCCGTATAACGGGAGCGCAGGCAATCCTCGCCTGCAGCCGCTGAGAGCCGACCAGTTCGACGCCGCGCTCGAGTGGTATTTTGCTCCCGGCGCAGCACTTACCTTGGGTGGCTTTTACAAGGATGTGAAAACCTTCATCTTCAACAGCGCGAGTTTCGAGATCCCGCTTGGTGAGGTGGCGCCAGTCGATCAGGCCCAAGGGTACATTATTACGCGACCACTCAACGGCACAGGCGGTAAGGTGAAGGGCGTCGAGGTTCTTCTCCAGACTCCGCTCTATTTTCTACCGTCGCCGCTGGACGGCTTCGGCGTGGTTGCGAACTTTTCGTACATTGACAGCTCCACTTCGCTACTCGATCGCCGCGGTCAGGCTCTGCCGTTCCTAGGCCTGTCCAAGATCAACTACAATCTTGTCGCTTACTATGAAAAATACGGATTTGGAGCTCGCATCGCATACAATTACCGCGACAAGTTCTTCGATAGCGTGGGTCCGGGCAACACGGCAATCTATTACGCTCCGTACAGAACGGTCGATGCGTCAATTCGTTACGAATTTTCTTCGTTCACGGTCTTTGCCGACGCCTCTAACCTGACTGATCAGGTGCAACGGCGGTATGTAGAATCGTCTGAAGCAACCTCATTTTACGGACTGCAGGGCCGACGTTTTTCAGTCGGCTTTAACGCCAAGTTCTGA
- a CDS encoding dihydrodipicolinate synthase family protein: protein MKDQISGVFPVLPTIFSADGAIDSGGLANVIDFAINCGVDGVVFPGLASEYDMLTLQERKDLIAFVGSQVAGRGEFIVGASGSSLEESAQLAQAGAGAGAVGAMVMTPKYIGADAVLLGEFYAALADSAGLPLMVQNAPVPMGLGLSGDKLRDVVNSTDAVRWVKEENMPCGQRISEMLANPPANLLGVFGGAGGRYITDELARGAIGSMPAAETPEIHVALMAAHRSGNSEEVRNLYEAMLPILMMQAVFRWRLTKETLRRRGLIASAYTRAPGPEFDAGDHDELTRILVRLDQVIPRQAAA, encoded by the coding sequence ATGAAAGACCAGATCAGCGGCGTATTTCCGGTGCTCCCTACGATTTTTAGTGCCGATGGAGCAATCGACAGTGGCGGCTTGGCGAACGTAATCGACTTCGCGATTAACTGCGGAGTTGATGGCGTGGTGTTTCCGGGCCTAGCGAGCGAGTATGACATGCTCACGCTCCAGGAGCGCAAAGACCTGATCGCCTTTGTCGGCAGTCAGGTGGCTGGCCGCGGAGAATTCATCGTCGGAGCGAGTGGTTCTAGCTTGGAGGAAAGCGCTCAATTAGCACAGGCTGGAGCCGGGGCGGGTGCAGTCGGCGCGATGGTTATGACGCCCAAGTACATCGGAGCGGACGCCGTATTGCTCGGTGAGTTCTATGCCGCGTTGGCCGACAGCGCGGGTTTGCCGCTAATGGTGCAGAACGCGCCCGTGCCCATGGGCCTCGGACTCTCGGGCGACAAATTACGCGATGTGGTCAATTCGACTGACGCGGTTCGCTGGGTCAAGGAAGAGAATATGCCCTGCGGGCAGCGGATAAGCGAGATGCTTGCGAACCCGCCCGCCAATCTCCTCGGCGTTTTCGGTGGAGCGGGCGGACGCTATATCACCGACGAACTCGCACGCGGCGCGATAGGCTCAATGCCAGCAGCCGAGACGCCGGAAATCCATGTCGCGCTGATGGCAGCCCACCGCAGCGGCAACAGTGAAGAGGTTCGTAACCTTTACGAAGCGATGCTACCCATCCTGATGATGCAGGCGGTATTCCGCTGGCGCTTAACCAAAGAAACGCTGCGCCGACGTGGGCTGATCGCTTCAGCCTACACCCGCGCGCCCGGACCAGAATTTGATGCAGGCGATCACGATGAACTGACCCGCATTCTAGTCCGTCTGGATCAAGTGATCCCGCGCCAAGCCGCGGCGTGA
- a CDS encoding mandelate racemase/muconate lactonizing enzyme family protein: protein MSQDSRIAAIDVFTVIIPQDEAYLGALGPGELVNNAGYLVRRGNRTIYPAQMRSAVVRVTLASGEEGWGETYGLVAPAVIHALVSDIIAPIIAGRSPFEVQAIWEDLYDLMRVRGYTGGFWLDALAAIDIALWDLMGKLTCLPLHQLLGGKHRDRIPAYVSGLPAPTIPAKVDLARSFIDKGYKAVKIAATASYDGVEREIAALREGLGPDIAIMLDCHWIYTPAEAVALLQRLAPYNLYFFEAPCKTEDVSGLADIAAHASIPIAAGEEWRTVFDARPRLEARAVSIVQPEMGHTGITQFMRIAHLAQAHHAKVIPHATIGAGIFAAASLHASSTVLSLSWHEYQHSIFHHSASLMDGKLQCSDGYFALPEGPGLGISPNALFWENATKLG from the coding sequence ATGAGCCAGGATAGTCGAATCGCGGCGATCGATGTCTTTACCGTGATCATTCCACAAGACGAGGCTTATCTTGGCGCGCTCGGCCCCGGCGAGTTGGTGAATAATGCGGGCTATCTCGTGCGGCGCGGCAATCGCACAATCTATCCCGCGCAGATGCGTTCCGCGGTCGTCCGAGTGACATTAGCGTCGGGGGAGGAAGGGTGGGGCGAAACTTACGGCCTAGTCGCGCCGGCCGTGATCCACGCACTAGTGTCAGATATCATCGCGCCGATCATCGCCGGCCGCTCTCCATTCGAGGTACAGGCGATCTGGGAGGATCTGTACGACCTCATGCGCGTGCGCGGCTATACCGGTGGCTTTTGGCTCGATGCGCTCGCGGCGATCGATATTGCGCTATGGGATCTGATGGGCAAGCTGACCTGCCTGCCGCTTCACCAGCTGCTGGGCGGTAAGCACCGTGATCGCATTCCTGCCTATGTGTCCGGCCTGCCTGCGCCGACCATCCCGGCAAAGGTCGATCTCGCCCGGAGCTTCATCGATAAGGGCTACAAGGCAGTCAAGATCGCCGCGACGGCCAGCTATGACGGGGTCGAGCGCGAGATCGCAGCCTTGCGAGAGGGTTTGGGTCCCGACATTGCAATTATGCTCGATTGCCACTGGATATATACCCCCGCAGAAGCTGTAGCGCTGCTTCAACGACTAGCGCCCTACAATCTCTATTTCTTTGAAGCGCCGTGCAAGACCGAAGACGTAAGTGGACTAGCCGACATCGCAGCCCACGCCAGCATACCGATCGCCGCAGGCGAGGAATGGCGTACCGTATTTGACGCGCGGCCGCGTTTGGAGGCGCGCGCCGTCTCAATCGTTCAGCCAGAAATGGGCCACACCGGCATTACCCAGTTCATGCGTATCGCGCACTTAGCGCAAGCGCATCATGCCAAGGTGATCCCGCACGCGACGATCGGCGCCGGCATTTTCGCCGCCGCCAGCCTGCACGCGTCGTCTACAGTGCTTAGTCTGTCCTGGCATGAGTATCAGCACAGCATCTTCCACCACAGCGCCAGCCTGATGGACGGCAAACTGCAATGCAGCGACGGCTATTTCGCGCTGCCGGAAGGGCCGGGGCTGGGGATCTCGCCGAACGCTTTGTTCTGGGAGAATGCGACGAAGTTGGGCTGA
- a CDS encoding SDR family NAD(P)-dependent oxidoreductase — protein sequence MSGRLKGHSAVVTGAAGGIGGAIAQRFALEGCRIAALDLVLPDCGEINLTCDMASDLSVDGAAKAIASGGMQPTIVVHAAAMGARAKTLDTDSGFLLAVMDVNVGGAFRLAHAFAPAMRMQENSAFLFISSINSSFATPNLAAYAASKAALDSFTKTLALELAEDRIRVNAIRPASIDTPLLRGGFLSQPDPNAARRDNIARHPLGRLGTPEDVASLALFLCSDEASWITGVDYLIDGGASITRR from the coding sequence ATGAGCGGAAGACTAAAAGGTCATAGCGCCGTTGTGACTGGAGCTGCAGGTGGGATCGGCGGTGCGATCGCTCAGCGCTTCGCGCTGGAAGGGTGCCGCATCGCGGCCCTTGATCTGGTATTGCCGGACTGCGGCGAGATCAACCTGACCTGCGATATGGCCAGCGACTTGTCGGTGGATGGAGCCGCTAAGGCCATTGCATCAGGCGGCATGCAGCCGACCATCGTCGTCCACGCGGCCGCGATGGGCGCACGGGCAAAAACTCTAGATACCGACAGCGGGTTCCTTCTCGCCGTCATGGACGTCAACGTTGGGGGCGCTTTCCGCCTAGCGCACGCGTTTGCACCCGCGATGCGAATGCAAGAGAATAGCGCATTCTTGTTCATCTCTTCGATAAACTCCTCCTTCGCAACTCCCAATCTGGCCGCCTATGCCGCGTCCAAAGCTGCCCTCGATAGCTTCACCAAAACGCTCGCACTTGAGCTGGCGGAAGACCGGATTCGGGTTAACGCAATCCGGCCAGCATCGATCGACACTCCGTTACTGCGCGGAGGATTTCTATCGCAGCCTGACCCCAATGCAGCGCGTCGCGACAATATCGCGCGGCATCCGCTGGGTCGACTTGGCACGCCGGAGGACGTGGCTTCGCTCGCGCTGTTTCTATGCTCTGACGAGGCATCCTGGATCACAGGGGTCGATTATTTGATCGATGGCGGAGCAAGCATCACCCGCCGTTGA